TAGGAGATATTGGCCGGCGAGAACTCCATGATCGGCGAGTTTTTGTCACGCACGCCGAAGCTGCTGATTCCTTGGCCGCGGTTCACATAGAACGTCCACATCGGAATCCCCTTCAGTCCGGCCAGGCCGGGCAGGAAGCTGGCGAACGGCTTACCTTCATGGAACTGCTCGATGATAAATTTACCATTGTCAAAATTATAATTGCTCATTGGACTCCTCCTAAAATATATCAATATACATATTCGTTACGCGGCTCCCCTTCAGCAAGCCGGCTGCGGAGCGGCCCGCATTAGTCTTGCTGAAGATTGTGCAGGATTGGATGGTGCGGGTGACTGTGATACATCTGCTCGTTTAAGAGTGTGATTGCGTTCGCGGTGATTGCATTTTGTGCAATAGAATGTGTCTAGCTGCGCTTCTGACAGCCTTCTGCTGTATTTCATACAGCAGATTTCCGGCTTACTGCCCAATAATGCCGTTTTCGCAGATTTCTACTGTACATAGTGCAATTGATCGCTAATTTAGACGGGAATAGAAGGAAACTAGTGTACAAAATACAATCATCGGCACCCGGAAGCCGCCATGCATCCAGACTTACCTCATTCCGCCGCGCCCACCTTTGACAGCCTCTACATCTACTGGTACACTGCCCGCTCGCCCTCTCACAGCCTCCAACTCGACAAGCACCTTCCACCGCCCCGACCTATCACAGCCTCTACTCCTGCAAGCAGACTCCGCCATCCCTACTCCCTTACTCCACAGGCTTAAGCCTGTGTGATCAGATGGGTTGCAATAGAGTGGGCTGGCAGCGTGCATTGGGCGGTTTCAGCACCCAGTCCCAGCGTTAACGTACGTGCTTCCCCGCCTTCGTTCATCAGCACCACAGCGAGACTGCCGTCCGGATTGCGGAACGCAGCCGACAGCACATCTGCCGCTGCCGAATCCAGTCCGATCCGCACCGCACCCGGGGCGATGAATTTGCTGAAATGCCCGATGTAGTAATACGAGCTGTTGTAGTGGACCTCGTCAGTAGCCGTATCCGCGATCACCGGAGCATCGCAGAGATTGCCCACATGGTTCGGCCCGCCTGTCTCATCCAGCACCAGATTCCAGTCCAGGTAGCCTTCGGTCCAGGCATTCAGATCGCCGATCATATTGCGGCCGTAGCGCTCGCCCGTGAACCATTCTCCCAGACGCACGCCGCCCTCCTGGCAGCCTTCGGTGAACAGCACATGCTTATCCGGGAAAAGCTCATGCACCTGCTCCACATTCCCGAACTCCTCGCCGCCGTACCAGTGGATACCGGTCCCCCAGACATACTGTGCAGCTTCCGGGTCTGACAGAACCCTGGTCACGCGCTCGACCATAATGTCACGGTTATGATCCCAGATCACGATGTTCACATCGCCCATTCCGGCTTCGTGCATCACAGGGCCGAGATGGTTTTTGACAAAATCACGCTCTTCCTCCGCACTGTACACACAAGAATCCCAAGTCTGCACCGCTGCCGGCTCATTCTGCACAGAGACCGCCCAGACCGGAACGCCTTCCTTGCGGTAGGCCTCGATGAATTTGGTATAATACCGCGCCCAGACCGGCGCATACTCCGGCTTCAGCGAGCCGCCGTTGTTCATCTCCCCGTTCGTCTTCATCCAGGCAGGCGGGCTCCACGGGGAAGCCAGCATGGTGAACGGTCCGCCCCGGACCTCCATCGCATCCTTAATCAGCGGCAGAACCCACTTATGGTCACGCGAGATATCGAAGGTCTTAAGCTCCGTATCCCCATCCTCCACATACGTATAATTGCCGAGTGCGAAGTCGCAGCTATGGATATGCACACGCCCCATACTGTAATTCAGCCCGTCCACCGGATCGAAATACCGCCGGATGACCTCAGTGCGCTTCGCCGGACTCATCCGGGACAAAGTATACGCCGCTGCTTCTGTGAATGCGCCGCCAAAACCGATAATGGTCTGGAACACTTGCTCCGGGTGCAGCACGATATCTGCTTTTGCCGCTGAGCCCTCTGCGCTGAACTGAATGCCATCCTTGGGACTCAGGCGATCTCCTGTATCTTTGGCGGTGACTACGGTTTGAACGGTTGTCATGTCCATCACTCCTTTAATATTTTTGCCAGCGAAACCAGGGACGAAAGAAATCGAAACCGGTTTCGATTTTGCCGAAAAAAAAGGTATTCCTGAATGTACGCACCTTCATCACATGCGCGGCGGTGCGCAGGAATCCCTCACAATAATCTCCACAGGCAGCACAAGTGCTTCCTGTGCCGTACCTGGACCGTTCATAGATGCCAGCAGCAGCTCCGCCGCCCGGGTCCCCAGCATTTCGGTATTCTGGCGTACAGTGGTCAGCGCAGGCGTAACGTATCCGGCAAGCTCAATGTCGTCATAGCCCATCACAGAGACATCCTCCGGCACCGCAAGCCCCTGATCCTTGGCCGCCATTACCGCACCCAGGGCCAGCAAGTCACCCGAAGCAAAAACAGCCGTAGGCCGCTGCGGCAACGCCAGCAGACGCTTCATTGCACCATAACCATTCTCCAGCGCGTAGAAGGCTCCCTCGGCCACATATTCATCCGGCACCTCAAGTCCCTGCTGCTCCATCGCCGTTCTGTACCCCAGCTCCCGCTGCTGCCCCGGATAGGTGTTCCCGCCTCCCGAGATATGGGCAATCCGGCGGTGTCCAAGACTGGCCAGATACTCCACGGCCTGCAGCGCACCCGTCATATTATCCGAGCAGACTGTATGCGACAGCTCCGTCTCGAAATCGAGCACCACGGTCGGAATATCACTCTCCAGCAGCTCCCGGAAATACGGGTCAGCATAATCAGAAAGGAACACTACCACCCCGTCGACGCCGCGAATCCGGCAGTTCTCCAGATATCCGCTCTGCTTGCCGCCTACATCCTTCGAGATGAACATGAGGGCATAGCCCTTGGCTACGGCAACCTGCTTGAAGCTCTCAATCACTGCGCTGAAAAAAGGATGGCGGATCCCCACCCCCGTATTCTCCACAAACAGCACACCGATGGTCCAGGATTTCTTGGTCGTCAGTGTACGTGCATGCGCATTGGGAAGATACCCCATCTCCCGGGCGGTACGCAGAATCTCCTCACGCGTCTTCTCCCGCACATCGGAATAGTTATTGAACGCCTTGGACACTGTGGTTGGTGAGTAGCCGGTCCTTTTGGCAATATCATATATCGTGGTCATTTCCGGTTCACTCCCGCAGCTCAATGAAAGCCCTTTTATGTTCACTGACATTCTAACTTCTTTCGGCACGGCCGTCCAGCATAAAATATCTTTGAACCCCGGGCAGCAGCGTCACGATCTGAATCAGCATTCCCAGCGACATATAGAACACATGAATTAAGCTGACCATGTTCCACATGTAGGTCTGCACCATAATCCAGATAATCTGGCCGAAGCCGATATAGAGCGAAAAGCTCCAGGACGCATGCTGCTCCTTGAACGGTGTCAAGGCGTAGCTCCAAGCCCACTGCGGCTGCTTCCAGAGGCCGTACAGCACGAGCAGCGGGAGCATGCCGAATACGAACAGCAGCAGCAGCCCAGGGACGGCAAAGCTGTGAAAGGGCATCCGTGCCATTGCAGTGGCCGGCATACCGAGCAATTCCCCGCTGGGATCCGTTAGCAGCGCCAGCCCGCCTGCGATGGCCCCCAAGCCCAAAAACCCTTGAAGTACCACCAGCACCCTAACAGCACCTGGCATTTTTTTAGCAGCGTTCATCCTCATTCCTCATTTCAGGCACATGTTTTCCGGCTACGGATTAGGGCTATTTCTGGTTAGCGCCTATGCTTTATTGAGATTTTACAGATTTCTCCTTAAGATTGCCGGGAAAGAAATCACACTCCGGAAAATTTGCATGATGTGCCTGCTGTGTGAATGTCTGCGGTTTACGCTATACTAGTATCCATTAGGACAACTCCTGACATTAAAGCGGACACATGCAAGCAGATGCATTTATCATTCACAATACAGAAGGGATTGGACGGTTGCGGCTTAAGGCTGCTTCTGCCAAGTACACTTATGACTGAGATTACAACTCTACCTCCATCCAAAAAATGCGCGTACTGCCATCAGCTTAAGCCGCTCGCTGAATTCCGCCGGCGCACAGGCAAGCGCGCCAAAGGCATGTCCCGGCGCGGCGCGTGCCGGGAATGCCGCAAGCTCCGCGAGGCCGAGGCTTCCTTGCCGCCAGTGCGGGCAAGCGTAGCCCCTGCCCTGCCGGAGCGCCAGGCCGGACCGGCCAGGCCCCTCAAGCGGGACAAGGGGCCGGTCTCTGTCTCCGGGGCATCTGCGCCTGAGCAGGCAAAGCCGCCCATGGCCCAGCCCCGTCCAGCCTCCCGGCCGGAGCGTGCCCGGGACGCCAGAGGCAGCGCAGGCACGGCCGGCCTTAAGGGCAAGGCGCGTCCCCGGCATGCTGCCGAGACCGGGCGCAGCCTTCCGCAGCAGCGCGGGCCGAAGCCCGATCCGCAGGATGCCTCTGCCCTGATTCCATCGGCCAAGGGCATGATTCTCATGCGCGGGCACAGCGATAAGGGCCGCCGCTGGCATCAGGAGATCGACCTTGAGCTTGCCGTGACACTGGTCAAGGAGCATGCGGCCATCGTCGTGAACCGGCGGACGATCCGCCGCTTATACAGCAACAAGGACTTCCGCGCTTATATTTTGACGAGGGACAACTATACCTGTTATTTCTGCGGCCAATACGGGGATACCATTGATCATCTGCTCCCCCGTGCCAAGGGCGGGCATACTACGCCGGATAACTGCGTCTGTGCCTGCAATTTATGCAATCAGACGAAGGCCGACCAGTCGGTGGAGCAATTCATGAGCCGGTAATGTTCTTGACCCGTCCAACCTGGCCGTCCGAGAGCCGCACCTTGATCCCGTGCGGATGGCGGGGCGAGTTGGTCAGGATGTCTTTCACTGTGCCGTGCGTGAGCTTACCGGTCGCCTGATCCTGCTTCAGTACGATATCTACCTGAATGCCGGGGCGGATATCCGCTCTTACTTGTCCGTTCATAAATACACTCTCCTTCCGGTAATATTTGCGTTATATATAGTCTACTTACTCTTACAGATAAGGATGAACAGCCATGGCTTTTGGAATCAACCGGGCGGAATTAACCCGCTGGAAACAGGCCGTCTCCGCAGGTGAGATTGCGTTCCTGACCCATTACTGGATCGATAAACGCTACCCCGAGATCACAACAGTCACCAAGGTGGGCTGCAGCGATCTGCCCCGCCTGCGGGAATGGTGCAGGAAGCACGGTCTCCCGGCGCGGTATATTCATAACCGCCAGCCGTTCCCCCACTTCGACCTCATGGGCCCGAAGCAGGCGGAGATTCTCCGGCAGGAGGGCTTATGGGAACACTTGGAACGCTTCCGTATGCTCTGATGTACAGCAGACTGCGGAGCGCCTGAGACCCGGCAGTTATTTCGGGTTCCGCAGATCCTTCATAATCCGGCGGCCGGTCGGGGTCTGGGCCAGCCCGCCCCCGGCTGTCTCACGGTGCTTCTCAGGCATCGCAGAGCCGACCTCCAGCATAACCTTAATCACTTCATCGGACGGAATCACGCTGCGGACACCAGCCAGGGCCATATCCGCCGCCGCAAGCGCCGTAACGGCACCGAAGCCGTTGCGGACAATGCAGGGAATCTCCACGAGTCCGCCTACCGGATCACAGATCAGCCCCAGTGTATTTTTGAGCGCGAGACCTACCGCATGTACAGCCTGTGCCGGAGTCCCGCCGCGCATCTCGGTCAACGCTCCTGCCGCCATGCCGATCGCTGAACCCACCTCGGCCTGACAGCCGCCTTCCGCACCCGATACAAAAGAATTATTAGCAATAACATACCCTATCGCTCCTGCCGCGAACAAACCGGAAACCATATAGTCATCGTCCCAGCCGAAGCGCTCCTGACAGCTCAGGAATACACCGGGGATAATTCCGCACGAGCCGGCGGTCGGTGTCGCAATAATCCGGCCCATAGAGGCGTTCACTTCAGATACGGCAAGGGCATACGCCATCGCCTGGCCTGCAGGTCCCCCGAGACAAGGCTCATCCGCTGCATTATAGGCAACCACCCGCTGGGCATCCAGGCCTGTCAGGCCGCTGCGTGAGGTGGTGTCTTCGGTCATACCGCGCTGCACCGCTTCCTTCATCACCCCGTAATACTCGTGCATGGTAGCGAACTCCTGCTCCTTGGAACGGCCGGATTCTGCACTCTGCTCCTCAAGCATCAGCGCGCCGATCCCAAGCTCCCGCTCCCCGCATAGTACAGCCAGCTGGCTGAGTGTTTGAAAATTCATGTTGTGATGTCCTTCCCCTTCTGTGTCTGTTCTTGTGTATTGCCGTTCAAATCGACTACCTTGACGCTCTTCACTGCCGGAAGCGCCCGCAGCTTCTCCAGCAGCTCCGCCGTGGCTGACTCATCCAGCTCCAGCACCGTCAAGGCCGCCCCGCTGCGGTTCTTCCGGTCCAGTGACATATGTCCAATATTGAACTGGCCCTCCCGCATGACATCCGTAACACTGGCCAGCACACCCAGATAATCCATATGCTGAATCAGTACCGTCGGGTACATGCCGGTCAGCTTCACACTGAAGCCGTCAATGTCCACAATCTCAATATTGCCGCCGCCGATGGATGTGCCGGTAAGGGTCATCTCCGTCCCGCTCTCTCTGCCTACAAGACGCAGACGGACCGTATTGGGATGAGGAAACAGCCCCGTTCCCTGACCGAAGGAGATGCTCATCCCGGCTTCGGCCGCAAGCTCAATGGAATCCGGCAGCCGGTGGTCGTCCGTGGCGAAGTCAAGCAGCCCCCCGGCGATCGCCCGGTCTGTCCCATGTCCCTGATAAGTCGCGGCAAAAGAACCGAAGAACGTAACCTCGGCCTCTCGCGGCAGCTCACCAAGCACCTGTCTTGCCGCCCGTCCGATCCGCGCGGCTCCCGCTGTATGAGAACTGGAAGGCCCGACCATGGCCGGACCTATAATTGAGAATACATCTTTAAATCTCATAGTTCTGGTCTCCCGCTATCTAAATTCGGCCATGTACAGCGAATGATGTAATGATGTACACCGTTCATTGCACAGCACTTTTATATTATACTGCGTCCGCACCAAAGCTACACTATTACATGAATTGTGATCTATTATCCGCTGCTCTTTTATTTCGAGAAAAGCAACAGCCCGTCCCGCTCCTGCCAGCCGATACGGGTCCAGAAACTGCGGCCCGGCGTATTATCTTCGATCACCATGAGATGGCACTTCGTTATGCCCGCTTCCAGCAGTTCTGCGAGGCAACGCCTCACCAGCTCACGGCCTGCACCGCTTCCCCGGCTGCCACTGTCGACCGCCACATGATAAATATAGCCTCTGCGTCCGTCATGCCCGCACATCGCTGTGCCCATAAGGGTGCCGTCCTCCTTCACGCACACCTGGCTGATGCCCGGATTCCGCTCCAGATAACGGATGATACACTCACGCGAGTCGGCTTCACTGAGACCCATTCCGTCCGTATTCTTCCATAACCGGTAAGCCGCCTCGTAATCGTCCCCTGTCATTGCTCTATATATCATGCATTCTCCCCATTTCTATGTTTATGACTCCACTTCACGCCGCACGCTTTTCTGGGCGCATGCATACCCATATACGGAAGCCATCTACCAAGGGCGCTATCGTCTCCCGGTCCGGTATGGACGCCGCTGATTCCCGCCAGCTTCTCTGCGGAGGAGATCAGTGTCTTCGGTACGGGGACTCCGTTCAAGCGTACGGCACAGCCTTACGAACTGGCAGAAGCCTATGTCTACCTGGCCAGCGGTGATACTTCTTATGTAACAGGCACCTGCATTCATGTTAACGGCGCAGACAGGGTTACCAGCTGATCCATGTCCAGGCTTCAGCCGGTCACTGCGGCCTTGTTCATTCCCAACCCGAAAGGATGTATAGCGATGAATCAACACAAGGATTTCAACCTGCCTTCTGTCCGCCTGAATGCGGGCATGTACGCTCTTACCAAGCTGTCGGCCGCCGGATTGACCTTCATCCTGATCTCCCTGTTCATGCTGATCCATGGCTATGAGAACGGAATTCCGACCGGCTGGCCGGTGTCGGTTCCTTATGCCATCTACGCCTACGGCCTACCGGCTGCCATCCTGGCCGATGCGCTGCTGCGCATGTTGCGCTCCACCTCGCTCAGCCCGGCGCTGGCTCTGTACGCGATTGCCGGCTATGGCGCCGGCCTGTGGCTCGCTGCGGAGCAGGGCGGCGACTCCCTTGTCTCCGGCCTTACCGGACTCGCCATCCTGCTGCTGTTCCGCATCGCCCAGATCGCGGGCGAACGCTTCCCTATCCTGCTTCCCTTCTTCGCCCTGTTCATTCCGCTGATCTGTCTGGTTTTGTTCTGACCTGGCGGGGTCAGACGGGGCAGAGAATGGGCCAGGGCTGAAACAGCGGCGGGACCGGCTTGCCGGGATAGGGCTGGAACATTCTAGGCTGGAATCCCGGATATCGGAGCAGCGTAGGCTCTTAATTTACGGATTAGCTAAGTAAGAGGAAGCCACAGACTACTTGTGTTCGGTTTTAGCATCCATTGGGCCCGATGACCTCCCGTTGGCACATTGTGTTCGGTTTTCCGCTTCAGCCCTCATTATGCCCACCCGCTATTTTAGATCTGATGCTAGGTGGAGCTCTAACATTAGGGTGTTAACTTAACCTCCAGCATATCGCACTCCGCAGGATGCCTACAGCGAACAATTGGAGAAATGTGTCTTAATTCATCCGTTTTTGCCGATTTCAGGCAAGCAGGTGGAAAAACTACAACTAATAAAGTTAGTTTTGCCGCCTGGGGGTGAAATGTGCTAAATTAAGTGTCGTTTATCCAACTAACGTCCCGCCAGGGCACATCCGCTCATCATCAGGTGGACAAAATCCACCTATTATCCGCTCAAGCAGACAGCAGACTAACATAGACTTTAAGCTCGAAGCAGAGCCGTGCACCAAAGCGAGCAAGAGCTTGAACTTGTTAAAGGAATGTTGGTTGGAGAAATCAAGCTGGTGCTTACACTTACAGCGCTTCGATAATATCCCCGGCGATCAGGGCGGCAGGATGGTCCCGCTTCCGGGCGGCGCGTTCTCCGGCCAGCCCATGCAGATAGACTCCGAATGCTGCGGCCTGATCCGCCTCCAGGCCCTGGGCCAGCAGACCGGAGATGATGCCCGTCAGCACATCCCCCGCACCGCCGGTTCCCATACCGGGATGCCCGGTGATGTTAATATAGGCCCGCCCTTCGGGCGTTGCTATTACGGTATGGGCTCCTTTGAGTACAAGGATTACCCCATGCTGAACTGCGTAAGACAATGCCAATCCGATCCGGTCCCGTTGCACCTCCGCTGTTGATATCCCTGCCAGACGGGCCATCTCCCCCGGATGCGGGGTCAGAATAACCGGATGGCGGCGGCTCCAGCTCCGGTAATCGGCATCCGCCAGTATATTCAGCGCATCCGCATCGATAACCATAGGACCATCCGTCTCCTCCCACAGTCTGCGGAGCCACTTCGTATCTCCTTCGAACCGGCCCAGACCGGGGCCGATGGCTGTACAATCGCGGCTGGTACTCAGCCGCAGCACTTCAGCGGCCGTACCCGAGTTCCACTCTCCGTCACCTCCGGTGACCGGGGCCAGCATCAGCTCCGGTACAGAACCGATCACATAGGGCAGCAGCTTCTCCGGCAGCGCCCAGGTTACCAGCCCGCAGCCTGCACGCAGTGCAGCGCGGGCAGACAACAGGCCTGCGCCGCTCATGCGCAGGCTTCCTGCTGCAAGCAGGACATGCCCGTAGGTGCCTTTGTGGCCCTCGGGCGAACGGCGGCGCGCCAGGTCAACCTTCAGGCGCACCGTCAGTACTTCCGGCGTCAGCAGGCTGACCTGGACGCCGCCCTCCCGGGCATGGGCAGCGGGTATGCCAATGGAGCGGACCACGACCCGCCCGGCGGCCTCTGCGCCGGGATATTGCAGCAGCCCCCGCTTCAGGAACGCGAGGCAGACGGTCACTGACGCATGAATGCAGGACTCATGCGTCTCCCCCGTGTCCGCATCCAGCCCGCTGGGGATGTCCGCGGATACAATGGCTCTGCCGCTGGCGTTCGCAGCGGCAATCAGCTCCGCATAGGCACCGCGCGGGGCTCCCGCGCTGCCTGTGCCGAGCAGCGCATCTACGATGCCGCTGCATGCGGCAAGGTCCAGGGCATCCCTGCCGTAGACTACGGCAGGGATGCCCATGGCTGCAGCGGCATCACGCTGCAGCGCGGCTTCGCCGGCCAGCGACTCCGGCGCGGCCGCGTACACCAGCGTGACGGCGATGCCGGCCTCACGCAGGTGCCGGGCGGCGGCGAGGCCATCGCCGCCGTTGTTGCCCTTGCCGGCGAGGACGAGCCAATGCTCTTCCCCGGCAGCGGCAAGCGTCAGCGCTGCATCTCCGCTGACGGAGAAGCCCGCAGCATCAGCGCCTAAGCCTGGCGCCCTGCGCCCGCTTGACGCACCCGCTACGCCATGAGTTGCTGCCGTTCCGTCCGACTGCATTCCGCCACCTGGTATTACCGCTTCATTTCTCCGCACTCCGCCACCAGCCGTACCCGTTCCATTCCACTTCGCTCCGCCACCAGCCACATCAGCTACGCTTGCCCGGCGGCGGCATAGGGCGATGACCTCCTCGGCAATGGCCCGGCCGGCATTTTCCATCAGGGCGATGGCCGGGATGCCCAGCCGCTCAATCGTGTCGCGGTCAAGTTCCCGCATCTCCTCCGCTGTCACTACATCCATTGGTCCAGACCTCCTTCATAGTTGCTTCGATTGTACTAAGTCCCGTTTCAGCAAGCAAATAACCCAGGTAGCTCATGGCGGCCAACGAGCGACAAGCCCCTTAAACAGCAAAAAGCCCTCCCGCTACGAAGAGGACCTCTATGTAAAAGGTACAGACTACAACTAGACGGATAACCATTGGAAAATCAGGCGTTTTAGTTGTACAGAGTGCGATTAAACCTGCCTCTGACTCTACTTCCTGCCTTTTCACCTTCCGCCCGCGTACACTCCCATCAATACCCTACAGTAAACCTGGCTCTGCTGAAATTGCCTTCCTCCAGCTCATCGATGACCGCCACAGCGAAATCCTGGATGCTGATGCCGCTCCGGCCGTCTTCATCTACAATAAGCCGGTCAAGGCCGATACGGAATTGACCGGTACGGCGCCCGTCTACCAGTGCGGCAGGCGGACTAAGATACGTATAATCCAGTTCTGATCCTCTATAGATCTCATAGGCATTGGCGTGAGCCGAAGCCAGCGCGCGGTAGTCCTCCGGGAATCCGGCGGTGTCCATCAGCCATTCTCCCGATTCCGTCTTCAGGCTGCCCGCTCCCCCAACAATGATCAGACGCTCAAGTCCGGCTGCACGCATCCCCTCCAGCAATGAATCCGCCACCCGCAGCAGATCATTCTCATGCCCCGCCGCTGGACCGAACGCACTGATTACCTCTTCATGCCCGCGCACCGCTGCCGTTACCGAGGCCGGGTCCAGCAGATCAGCAGCCACTACCCGCAGCCGCTCATGCTGAAGGCCGAAGGCTTCGGGTCTGCGTACCGCAGCTGTGACCTCGTGTTTTCTTTTTAACGCTTCCTGTACGATGGCACCTCCAACTCTGCCCGATGCTCCAAATACTACAATATCCATTCTCCCGCCGCCTCACTTTCCTAATCTGCTATCCCTTATCATTACACGGGTTCACCCTATTTATCGCCGCAGGAACATTCCCTGTGAAGCAGGCATGACCGGCGCGAACCCGTATTTGGCATACAGCTTGGCCGCTTCCCCGTCAGCAATGAGACTGATATACGCCTTCTCCGGGACACTGTCCAGGAACGCGCGGATTTCCCGCATGATGCTTTTTCCGAGACCCTGTCCCTGGAAGGAGGGCTTCACAGCAATATCTGTGACTTGAAAAAAACATCCCCCGTCCCCAATAACCCT
The sequence above is a segment of the Paenibacillus sp. FSL R7-0204 genome. Coding sequences within it:
- a CDS encoding glycoside hydrolase family 30 protein, which translates into the protein MTTVQTVVTAKDTGDRLSPKDGIQFSAEGSAAKADIVLHPEQVFQTIIGFGGAFTEAAAYTLSRMSPAKRTEVIRRYFDPVDGLNYSMGRVHIHSCDFALGNYTYVEDGDTELKTFDISRDHKWVLPLIKDAMEVRGGPFTMLASPWSPPAWMKTNGEMNNGGSLKPEYAPVWARYYTKFIEAYRKEGVPVWAVSVQNEPAAVQTWDSCVYSAEEERDFVKNHLGPVMHEAGMGDVNIVIWDHNRDIMVERVTRVLSDPEAAQYVWGTGIHWYGGEEFGNVEQVHELFPDKHVLFTEGCQEGGVRLGEWFTGERYGRNMIGDLNAWTEGYLDWNLVLDETGGPNHVGNLCDAPVIADTATDEVHYNSSYYYIGHFSKFIAPGAVRIGLDSAAADVLSAAFRNPDGSLAVVLMNEGGEARTLTLGLGAETAQCTLPAHSIATHLITQA
- a CDS encoding LacI family DNA-binding transcriptional regulator; translated protein: MTTIYDIAKRTGYSPTTVSKAFNNYSDVREKTREEILRTAREMGYLPNAHARTLTTKKSWTIGVLFVENTGVGIRHPFFSAVIESFKQVAVAKGYALMFISKDVGGKQSGYLENCRIRGVDGVVVFLSDYADPYFRELLESDIPTVVLDFETELSHTVCSDNMTGALQAVEYLASLGHRRIAHISGGGNTYPGQQRELGYRTAMEQQGLEVPDEYVAEGAFYALENGYGAMKRLLALPQRPTAVFASGDLLALGAVMAAKDQGLAVPEDVSVMGYDDIELAGYVTPALTTVRQNTEMLGTRAAELLLASMNGPGTAQEALVLPVEIIVRDSCAPPRM
- a CDS encoding HNH endonuclease, with the protein product MTEITTLPPSKKCAYCHQLKPLAEFRRRTGKRAKGMSRRGACRECRKLREAEASLPPVRASVAPALPERQAGPARPLKRDKGPVSVSGASAPEQAKPPMAQPRPASRPERARDARGSAGTAGLKGKARPRHAAETGRSLPQQRGPKPDPQDASALIPSAKGMILMRGHSDKGRRWHQEIDLELAVTLVKEHAAIVVNRRTIRRLYSNKDFRAYILTRDNYTCYFCGQYGDTIDHLLPRAKGGHTTPDNCVCACNLCNQTKADQSVEQFMSR
- a CDS encoding YwbE family protein, whose translation is MNGQVRADIRPGIQVDIVLKQDQATGKLTHGTVKDILTNSPRHPHGIKVRLSDGQVGRVKNITGS
- the sdaAA gene encoding L-serine ammonia-lyase, iron-sulfur-dependent, subunit alpha, which codes for MNFQTLSQLAVLCGERELGIGALMLEEQSAESGRSKEQEFATMHEYYGVMKEAVQRGMTEDTTSRSGLTGLDAQRVVAYNAADEPCLGGPAGQAMAYALAVSEVNASMGRIIATPTAGSCGIIPGVFLSCQERFGWDDDYMVSGLFAAGAIGYVIANNSFVSGAEGGCQAEVGSAIGMAAGALTEMRGGTPAQAVHAVGLALKNTLGLICDPVGGLVEIPCIVRNGFGAVTALAAADMALAGVRSVIPSDEVIKVMLEVGSAMPEKHRETAGGGLAQTPTGRRIMKDLRNPK
- the sdaAB gene encoding L-serine ammonia-lyase, iron-sulfur-dependent subunit beta, which produces MRFKDVFSIIGPAMVGPSSSHTAGAARIGRAARQVLGELPREAEVTFFGSFAATYQGHGTDRAIAGGLLDFATDDHRLPDSIELAAEAGMSISFGQGTGLFPHPNTVRLRLVGRESGTEMTLTGTSIGGGNIEIVDIDGFSVKLTGMYPTVLIQHMDYLGVLASVTDVMREGQFNIGHMSLDRKNRSGAALTVLELDESATAELLEKLRALPAVKSVKVVDLNGNTQEQTQKGKDITT
- a CDS encoding GNAT family N-acetyltransferase, translating into MIYRAMTGDDYEAAYRLWKNTDGMGLSEADSRECIIRYLERNPGISQVCVKEDGTLMGTAMCGHDGRRGYIYHVAVDSGSRGSGAGRELVRRCLAELLEAGITKCHLMVIEDNTPGRSFWTRIGWQERDGLLLFSK
- a CDS encoding NAD(P)H-hydrate dehydratase; this translates as MDVVTAEEMRELDRDTIERLGIPAIALMENAGRAIAEEVIALCRRRASVADVAGGGAKWNGTGTAGGGVRRNEAVIPGGGMQSDGTAATHGVAGASSGRRAPGLGADAAGFSVSGDAALTLAAAGEEHWLVLAGKGNNGGDGLAAARHLREAGIAVTLVYAAAPESLAGEAALQRDAAAAMGIPAVVYGRDALDLAACSGIVDALLGTGSAGAPRGAYAELIAAANASGRAIVSADIPSGLDADTGETHESCIHASVTVCLAFLKRGLLQYPGAEAAGRVVVRSIGIPAAHAREGGVQVSLLTPEVLTVRLKVDLARRRSPEGHKGTYGHVLLAAGSLRMSGAGLLSARAALRAGCGLVTWALPEKLLPYVIGSVPELMLAPVTGGDGEWNSGTAAEVLRLSTSRDCTAIGPGLGRFEGDTKWLRRLWEETDGPMVIDADALNILADADYRSWSRRHPVILTPHPGEMARLAGISTAEVQRDRIGLALSYAVQHGVILVLKGAHTVIATPEGRAYINITGHPGMGTGGAGDVLTGIISGLLAQGLEADQAAAFGVYLHGLAGERAARKRDHPAALIAGDIIEAL
- a CDS encoding NAD(P)-dependent oxidoreductase — encoded protein: MDIVVFGASGRVGGAIVQEALKRKHEVTAAVRRPEAFGLQHERLRVVAADLLDPASVTAAVRGHEEVISAFGPAAGHENDLLRVADSLLEGMRAAGLERLIIVGGAGSLKTESGEWLMDTAGFPEDYRALASAHANAYEIYRGSELDYTYLSPPAALVDGRRTGQFRIGLDRLIVDEDGRSGISIQDFAVAVIDELEEGNFSRARFTVGY
- a CDS encoding GNAT family N-acetyltransferase is translated as MTNSVQPEIRQELPSVEDYLALRQEAGLSPMSIEGASAGLPNSAFAVTVYAGELLVGMGRVIGDGGCFFQVTDIAVKPSFQGQGLGKSIMREIRAFLDSVPEKAYISLIADGEAAKLYAKYGFAPVMPASQGMFLRR